From Tachysurus fulvidraco isolate hzauxx_2018 chromosome 6, HZAU_PFXX_2.0, whole genome shotgun sequence:
GTGAAAGCACCGCCAGCTTTCAAAAGTGACTAAAACTTCAGCCAGAAAGCATAGGAACTGAGAAGTGGTCTGTGGTCACCACCTGCAGAACCACTCCTTTATTGGGGGTGTCTTGCTAATTGCCTACAATTTCCACCTGTTGTCTATTCCATTTGCATAACATCATGTGGAACTGATTGTCAATCAGGGTTGCTTCCTAAGTGGgcagtttgatttcacagaagtGTGATTGACTTGGAGTTACATCGTGttgtttaagtgttccctttattttttttgagcagtgtataaaaggatggaaaaaaaaagaaaccattcAAGAGGGTGCAGCAGGAAACCAAAGCAATCATGCTGAGTAATGAATCTGTGCTTAATAGATGCACTATCCGGTGCTGGATGACAAATAAACTAATGACAAATTCTGGAATTTgattacacatttttaatattatatataaatgaagaaTTTTACTTGAGTATGAAAATAACACAGTGAACAATCCATCCTGCACCAATGCAAAAGCATCTATGTCCATATAAATATCTCCAAAACAATCATGGTGTAATTATAGTCAAAATCAGGAGTCTTCAATCTTATAAACAGCGGGTGAGGCTGAAGGCTTTCACTCCCACCAAACAGCTATCACATctttcaattcagttcattaTGGTCTCCAATATATTAAGTGCAGCTCCTATATGGCTGGAATGAAAGCCTTCAGCCACATTGGCCCTCTTTTGCATAAGACCGAATGCCCCCTGTATAAATAAACCAGCCTTAACCACCAACTGTTTGAATGCTTACTCTCTACAACCCCATTGCCCATATGTAGAGTTAATTTCTTAATTTGAATTACTTAATTTCAGCAGGAAATAACATTTTCCTTTGTTTCCTTTGTAGATTTGCTCAACCGTGTTAATACCAAATATTAGTATATACACTTGTGCTAAGAACCCTAGCATTTATACTCACTCTACTAAGCTTCCAAGACAAATATACCGTCTTATACAATAGCACTACTGGGCATAACAAGGTGAGTATAACAGCATAAAAGTGGCCTGCAAAATCACCTTGAGTCGCCATCATCTCAAAGGAGATTTGTAGAATTATTTGAGCAACATGTACAAGAGACTAGTTGAATCTTAACctaatatgtatttaaaaaaaatctcttttattAAGGCAAAATGAGGTAGATGGTAACATACATTAGGTAGAAATaatatgttgttatttttttttttgtaattcttgTAATTCCACTGGCAAAACCAAGTTCTCTTAGGAAATAAGGTCTTGAGATTTTGAAGCCTAGTTCACATTTTCCATCATGCTTGTCAATCCTATTGCAAAGATTTGTTCCGCAGTTGTTATCCTTGAAAGCAAGAGTGCCCCCTAATAGACTGGCTAACAACCAGTTTACGCTAAATTACTTTTCTGTGAAACTATACTTTTTCAGGGCGGAAAGAAAATTTGTGTtaaccaaacaaaataaaccaaatctttatttttaatggtgCAGATTTAGCATTAACAAGTCCATCTTATAAGATTAATGAAAGGTGTTTAATATGCTGAAATGATTAGTTGTAAATAGATGGCTAGATGTTGAATTTGGTCATTTCACCAACAATCagcatgtgacaaataaaaatctgggtttttatttgtttgagaGCTCTTGAGTGACCAGACGTGACAGTGATGAAGGCATACTTTCATGTAATTCATTAGTTATATAAAggacagggagggagggagagagagagagagagagagagagagagagagagagagagagagagagagagagagagagagccagagagagagagagagactgacccGTCCCAGCTCCTAGTCGCACTCCTCCAAGGAAGACGTTGCTGGCGAGTGGCTCTTTGTCCCAGACAGTGAGCTCCAGACACACGCTGTCCAGGTCACTGTGCTGCAAACCACAGTAGGTGAAAGTATGATTCCAGCGTGGGTTCACCGAACGCTTCACCACTGCAGTCTTGTGTTTTGTACTCTTTTTGTCATCAGGCAGCAGGTACCTATACCACACATGACAATTAAAGTAAGATTTTACTTACGCATTTCCTGAGTATGATTAGAAACATGCATTTTGTGAGTCTTTCTtttcacaaaagaaaataagaggGTCTGGTCTTACCCTTTGACAAATGGATCAGAGGAGCCTGATTTGACAGCTGTTAGGTTTTTGGCTTCTTTAACCAGCAGCTCAACCATACCTCCTTTTGGCAGAGTGATACTCTTCTTCCCTTTCAGAAATCCCCTTTTCACTGAGATAGAGGGCTCAATAGATTAATTTATTATGTCTGACAGGGCAAAAACATCGCAGGACATCAGTGCATAATCacacagcaaacaaaaaaaatgcatgaacaGAAAATCCATGGTTTGATCCAACACTGAAGCACATTATGGGAGAAGGTTTCTATCAGTAAGAATGAATAATTGGCTGTATTCAATAACATTTCTCAACACTACCTTGTATTTGGTCCAGTGGCAGTGAAAGGTTCCTCTCTGCAGGGATGTACTTAAGCACCACAGTCAGCTCACCCTTATACTGCATCAGGGACTCTGTAGCACACTCAGCCTGCTGGGAACCCACCGTTACAGAACATTATACAGCATTACACCATGCACAACCGATGCTTTCACTAGCTTTGTAAGAAAATTCATTTGCATTGTGTCTTTCtaggtttattattataagagagagagagagagagagagagagagagagagagagagagagagagagagagaagtatacaataataacagtaattaaccttaataataattaataataatttttcaatCTGTTAtaagaaatatacaaaaatatacagaggacaataataataataataataatttacaatctgattgtaaattattattattattataattataataataattattattattattgtcctctgtatatttttgtatatttcttaTAACAGattgaaaaattattattaaggttaattactgttattattgtaTACTTCTAtactttatatatgttttatatagtttttttgtcTCCCTATAATATCTTATGTATAATTTCAAGTTACCTTGCCTTGATATTATATTTTTGATAAGCCTTTATCCCTTTGCTGCTGATACTATGCAAATATTCCTTCTGTGCGACGAATAAAGAATTATCtgatctgatcttttttttttatctttttttttttttaatcgagcAGCCAAATGTCCACCAGAGGCTAAAGTTGTCATGTATTCTTATTACTAAGGAAATCTggatagaaatgtgtgtgtgtctcactctgggCTGTAACGGGAACCAATCCTCTATCTGTTTGTCAAATTCCCAGGAGTCAAAGGTCAGCTCGGTCTCTCCTAAGAAGGTGTTGTGTCCGAAGCGGTCATGATGCCACACAGAAACCTGTAGAGTGCGTGTCTCCAGCTGGGAATGACTCACCACATACTGCAcacagagagcaagaaagagtaTCTCATGCGTGCTGTGACAGGAACACACTCATAAGCAGACACACAGGTGAACGCAAGTCTGTCTCACCCTCAGGTTCTCGTTGAATATTGGGTCGGTGGTGTTGCTTTTGATGCTGGTTTTTCGTTTGCTCTGGCGTGACTTGTCTGGTAAGAGGTAGGTTTTGACATAactgcaaaaaaacacaaatgagcACATGCAAAGATCTGTAAAATAATCAGAACATTTCATTTCCATACTGATTTTAGTGAAACATAATCCTAAAAGTCATGATCAGGAGttctatatatactgtatatacagcagattttaaacttaaaacacTAAAGCTGCAGTAAACACTCTTATGGCTGTCATTCTGATTGTCGGTATGTCTGTCAGAAACAGTGCTAATGCAGCTGCGATGCTCTTTTGGCACTTTCTGTTTGGAGTTAGACAAGCTGCTGTAAATAAACTAACGATGCGAAAGTGTTAATTTCCTTAGCTATTCTAATACGTATGTGTATGTTGTTTGCACGTGCGAGCTCTTACGGGTCAGTTCGCTGTCTTCTGTCGTCTCCGGTTGCTAGGCAGCGGCACTCTCGCACTAGAACGTTGAGTGCTCCTGTTTTATAGCTGTAGGAGATGTTCAGCAGGATCTCTCCGGAAACCCGCGCATTGCCGTAGTCACCCATCTCACTGTACACGCTCATAATACTGTTCAGACTGCTCTGCAAGAGTGGGAACACAGCTGCTTTAAAACTCAGATTTGTTGtttgtgattatgtgtgtgtttttgcgtgTAAAGGATACAGACAGAGGCAGATGTCAGGAATAAACAGCAAGCATATGTAGACACACGTAGAAAGAGCACTCACAGTCTCAGCATCCGAGTCGGGTACGTTAAGGTAACCCCACTTTCGCTGTGAGCCTGGAGTAGAAGACTAGGAGGAGGAACAGAGCAACGTGAAAGAGCAGAAAGAGTGATAGATTGGAAGTAGAAAAAAGTAGGGAAGGAATAAATAGAGCCAAAAAGAGTAAAAGATAGACAGACGGCAAGGGGAATAACCTGACACTAATGCTGTTCGTACCCAGAGTCTGCTCTTATTTcagtcatgaaaaaaaacaaaaaaaacaactattttGTCTCCTTTAGCTCACTGGTTGCAAGATGACTCACATAGAGTTTATGCATAAATTGTGTGCTGCATGATACTTCATCAACCATTCAAACATCCCACCTGTACTTTATCGTTTTTAATTGCACTTTCTTCATGCTTTATATGCCCGTGTACATGGAGTAGGTGtatgtatgaaaaaaaagaagaaaaaaacaacacttgtCTGTATGCACCTGTGTCTGTTTAAAAGGAGTTGAAaagtatacatttatatatatatatatatatatatatatatatatatatgtatgtgtgtgtgtgtgtgtgtgtgtgtgtgtgtgtgtgtgtgtgtgtgcgtgtgtctgcctgGATTGAGTAAACAAAATTCTCTAAAACATAACTGTCCAAAGCATTAatgtacacatatatacacagaagCACATAgacataatacaaacacagactctacatacagtatataaatataaacagctgCACCAGAGGTATAAAAACATAgtgatgtgtatactgtgtatgtgtatgtgtttgggtATGGAGTTAATACCACAGATTGAGCGCTGCTGACACTGCGGCTGGTTTTGTAATGAGCAGACATCAGGGCATCAATGTCTTCATCCGAGTCCTGTTGAACAAGAACAAACATCAGCTGCACATCCTGTAATCCTTTCATTtgtcactcatcactcactgaCCTCATCTTCAGCCAATTATAGGGCAGTCTCTGTACACACTCACcaatcatatacagtacgtCAATTACCAGATACAAGTTACAATCAGcagtttttgtcttttcagggaaGTGTGAGAGTGACCGTGTGGACAGAATGTGAACATACGGCATCATTGAGCCCGGGAACTGAGCGGCAGCGGCCAGGAAGGGAGTCGCTACTAAACCCGTCACCAAGATTACTTAGATCGATCTCGGAGCGACTGCGGTCTGGAA
This genomic window contains:
- the sytl5 gene encoding synaptotagmin-like protein 5 isoform X1 codes for the protein MAKTTESLNLSFLQEHEREMILSVLQKDEKLRKREEKRIRKLKNELLELKRRGRRGNPEQRECGVCLRALGLILQRGSVCYECHRRVCSYCTAMPSKSSNPKCIVCAKSAELKVVTGEWFLEERAKRFERMTIPYSDVVKQSILTSVPDGRSDQKKLSPSGLDRPATPQSERSASPQSAKSVGRFLGKRKGARPVAVESSGLPTTPNNLRSHPGRSPLQAEGRKRPDGAESVCSVHSSDSIPEKISTGGKRKGSGTPSIAVSRASFSSDRSRSEIDLSNLGDGFSSDSLPGRCRSVPGLNDADSDEDIDALMSAHYKTSRSVSSAQSVSSTPGSQRKWGYLNVPDSDAETSSLNSIMSVYSEMGDYGNARVSGEILLNISYSYKTGALNVLVRECRCLATGDDRRQRTDPYVKTYLLPDKSRQSKRKTSIKSNTTDPIFNENLRYVVSHSQLETRTLQVSVWHHDRFGHNTFLGETELTFDSWEFDKQIEDWFPLQPRQAECATESLMQYKGELTVVLKYIPAERNLSLPLDQIQVKRGFLKGKKSITLPKGGMVELLVKEAKNLTAVKSGSSDPFVKGYLLPDDKKSTKHKTAVVKRSVNPRWNHTFTYCGLQHSDLDSVCLELTVWDKEPLASNVFLGGVRLGAGTGLSYGKEVDWNDSHGEEQRLWQRMIDNPEVPQECTLMLRSTMAKRLT
- the sytl5 gene encoding synaptotagmin-like protein 5 isoform X2, with the translated sequence MAKTTESLNLSFLQEHEREMILSVLQKDEKLRKREEKRIRKLKNELLELKRRGRRGNPEQRECGVCLRALGLILQRGSVCYECHRRVCSYCTAMPSKSSNPKCIVCAKSAELKVVTGEWFLEERAKRFERMTIPYSDVVKQSILTSVPDGRSDQKKLSPSGLDRPATPQSERSASPQSAKSVGRFLGKRKGARPVAVESSGLPTTPNNLRSHPGRSPLQAEGRKRPDGAESVCSVHSSDSIPEKISTGGKRKGSGTPSIAVSRASFSSDRSRSEIDLSNLGDGFSSDSLPGRCRSVPGLNDADSDEDIDALMSAHYKTSRSVSSAQSVSSTPGSQRKWGYLNVPDSDAETSSLNSIMSVYSEMGDYGNARVSGEILLNISYSYKTGALNVLVRECRCLATGDDRRQRTDPYVKTYLLPDKSRQSKRKTSIKSNTTDPIFNENLRYVVSHSQLETRTLQVSVWHHDRFGHNTFLGETELTFDSWEFDKQIEDWFPLQPRAECATESLMQYKGELTVVLKYIPAERNLSLPLDQIQVKRGFLKGKKSITLPKGGMVELLVKEAKNLTAVKSGSSDPFVKGYLLPDDKKSTKHKTAVVKRSVNPRWNHTFTYCGLQHSDLDSVCLELTVWDKEPLASNVFLGGVRLGAGTGLSYGKEVDWNDSHGEEQRLWQRMIDNPEVPQECTLMLRSTMAKRLT
- the sytl5 gene encoding synaptotagmin-like protein 5 isoform X3, which produces MAKTTESLNLSFLQEHEREMILSVLQKDEKLRKREEKRIRKLKNELLELKRRGRRGNPEQRECGVCLRALGLILQRGSVCYECHRRVCSYCTAMPSKSSNPKCIVCAKSAELKVVTGEWFLEERAKRFERMTIPYSDVVKQSILTSVPDGRSDQKKLSPSGLDRPATPQSERSASPQSAKSVGRFLGKRKGARPVAVESSGLPTTPNNLRSHPGRSPLQAEGRKRPDGAESVCSVHSSDSIPEKISTGGKRKGSGTPSIAVSRASFSSDRSRSEIDLSNLGDGFSSDSLPGRCRSVPGLNDADSDEDIDALMSAHYKTSRSVSSAQSVSSLNSIMSVYSEMGDYGNARVSGEILLNISYSYKTGALNVLVRECRCLATGDDRRQRTDPYVKTYLLPDKSRQSKRKTSIKSNTTDPIFNENLRYVVSHSQLETRTLQVSVWHHDRFGHNTFLGETELTFDSWEFDKQIEDWFPLQPRQAECATESLMQYKGELTVVLKYIPAERNLSLPLDQIQVKRGFLKGKKSITLPKGGMVELLVKEAKNLTAVKSGSSDPFVKGYLLPDDKKSTKHKTAVVKRSVNPRWNHTFTYCGLQHSDLDSVCLELTVWDKEPLASNVFLGGVRLGAGTGLSYGKEVDWNDSHGEEQRLWQRMIDNPEVPQECTLMLRSTMAKRLT